DNA from Ancylothrix sp. D3o:
TTAGGACTAGGATTAGGACTAGGATTAGGACTTGGACTTGGACTTGGGAAAAACCCACCACCACCACCACCCGAACTTGGAGGAGTTGGAGTGGGAGTTGCACTCGCAGCAACCCGAAAATCATTAATATTTAAACTAGCACTACTAACGCCGCGCAAAATTGCTAAATAGTGACCATTAATTGTTTCTTGAATAATTGTATGACCGGCCAGTTCATTTACTCCCTCAATAAATCTCAATTGGCTAAAAGTCAAACCGCCAATTAACTCAATAATATCCTGACCTTTTGTAAAATCGGTAATAAAATCTGCATCAGTTACAGCCACACCGCCGGTAGTCACACCCGCATTACGGATACCAATTACAACAGTGTCACTTCCTTCGCCCGTCGTAATATAATCAGTACCTAAATCACCCGCCAGTCGGTCATCCCCCCGATCTCCTGAAAGCACATCATTACCGACACCACCAGAAACAACATCCCCACCTTGTCCACCACTACAAGTATCGTTCCCCTCATTGCCAAAAATTAAATCATTACCAGCATTCCCGAAGATACCATCATCGCCGGTTCTGCCATAGAGTTGATCATTACCATCATTTAAAGCAATTGCCGGTTCATTTTGACCGCCCAAAATTGTATCATTACCGCGATCACCAAATAAAATATCCTCCCCCAAATCACCGGCAATCCAATCATCACCACTACCGCCATTCACAATATCATTATCAGCACCGGCACTTATCGTATCTTCACTTTCATTGCCATTAATAATATCATTGCCGCTATTTCCCCAAATATAATCACGTCCTGTCGAGTCGCTTTTGCCATCTTCACTGCATCCGCCCACCAGCGTATCATTGCCGACATCTCCGATCACCGTATCATTTCCTAATTCCCCAAACCCAACATCATCGCCGACGCCGCCTCGGACTAAATCATTACCTTGTCCACCCCGAACAATATCATTACCCTCTCCACCATCTACCACATCATCGCCAATATTGCCGGCGGCAAAATCATCACCCTGCATAGCATCTACAATATCATTTCCGTCCAAAGCCAGAATAATATCGTTTTCAATTGTTCCTTGAATTAAATCTTCTCCTAGTGATCCGTAAATTGTCGGCATAATTGTTTTTCCTGATAAAAAGTGAAAGTTTTGTTCTTAGCAACGGTAAATATACGGAAATTTCAAAAATCAACCCGCCTGGTAATATTATTGGTTGACTTTAAAGATTTACTCTCAGTCTATACTGAGAATAAAAGTCTTTCAACTTTCCGGAATTGTTCCCCAAATCCCCGAAAATGTTATCATTTTTGCTTAGGAAACTTTCCTGCCCCTTGATAAAATCGCTCAACCAAATTTTTCTCTATCTAAAGAATGATGTTTGCCGGTGCTGTTGAACTCCTTTGAAAAATTTTGCCACCCTAAAAAGCTGTTCCTCACCAACTCAGTTTAAAAGTTTCACTTTTTGACAACTACTTAAAATTAGAAATTTACCTCTAAAAAAAGGCATTTTCTCTTGCAATATTAAAGTTAAAAGTTAAATTACGGGCCGGTAGACTCATCTGGGGGGGCCGGTGGTAGAAGTTCTCGTTTAACCGCTTCTGTTAAGATGCGGCGCATCCATCCACTTGCTTGAGGATGCCCTTTAATAGCCCTATAAATTTCCTCTGAAACGCGAACGCTGACTCGATAATCCAAAGGCGCATTGTCTTCGCTTCCCTGACGTTTAAATTGCGTTTCAACGAATTCTTTTGTAATTTTTGGGTTAGGATTCGACATTTGGCAAGAGTAATTGTTGTGCGTGTGTATTTCTATTATATCGCTGAATAACCGCAAAAAATTTTCAAAGAATAACTTGACATTCCTTGTCCGACAGGGTATGATAAAAAAAACACTGAGCAGTGAGCGCCACGTTTTGCAAAACTAACACCCACTGCCCTAACAAACACAAAAGTAAATTAATTATGGCATATTCAATTCTGTACAACTACAGCCGCTTTATATCTTCAAAGCCTTACACCAGCACGATGCAAACACAAACGCCCGCGATTTAAGTGATGACACCGGCTTATCTGCATAAAATCAATTAGGATGCGCTAGTTTCATCTGTGGGTGCCGGTATCAGTTCCCGTCTAGCAGCTTCTGTTAACACGCGACGCATCCATGCTGTTCCTTTGGGATGCTGTTTAATTGCATGGTAAACATCGTTAGGTACTTTCACACTCAACGACTTTGGACATAAAGGTTCACCACCTCCTTCCTGACGCTCAAATTGCTTCTCTAAAAATCCAGGCGTAATTTTTGGGGACGGATTAGGCATTGCTTTACACTTAAAATTTTGTCTCAATTTTAGTCTTAATTATAGCCTGAATTCAGGTAAAAATTTTTGACAAATCTCTTGACTTATCCTTGAATACAGGGTTAGAATAAAAACATAAACAAAGCAGTCACCAAAGTTTAAAACCGTAGTGTACTGCTTTGACCAAAAATAAAACATAAGTAAAATTATGACACATTCAAGCCAACAAGACTACAGCCGTGAATATCTTCAAAGCCTAACACCGGCCACCTGTAAACAAATCGCTCGCAGTATGGGTTTAAAACCCCGCTACCACAAACGCCGTGTAGTAGCTCAAATCCTTAACCAGCAAGTATTTCAAAGAGTTGAAAGAGAAACTCGTCAACTACTCAAAGCAAACGACCTAGAAACAATTATTGAAAACCGCTGGATCACCATCCAAACCAGAGACGGACGCACGATCAGCACAAGCCCTTATTGGGGAAAAATAGGCTATGACGTCTGTAAATGGCTAGAAGGAGAAAACGACCTGCGCCGGCCCATCTTAGAACCAACCCCAACCCCACAACCCACACAAACCCGACAAATTAAGCTGCAAAACGGCGTAATTGAGAGTGGAAAAATTGGCTGGTATGTACCAAATGCAGCCGGTTTAATTCAATCGCTACAAAATCCTGACTGGGAACTCATCGAAATTCGCGTCACCACCGGCACTCGAAAAGTGTACCATCGCGGCCACCACATTTTAACAGAACCGACCTATAGAGCTTTCGCCATCTATCAAAGCAAAACCCAACGAAGAAAAGACGGCAAACCCCGCCGGTGGGCCAAACGCATCTCTATGAAAACCTGGGAGATGTTTGAAATTCTTACCCCCCAAAACATTCTCCCCCTGTCAGAGAAAACGTTAAACTTAGCAAACGAAAAAGTCCTCTGGCAAAAAACCAATTTCACAGAACCGGCCACTTTAAAAGAGTTAACCATGATTGGGGCCGGTGATGAAACAGAAAATTATCAACTTTATTTTTGAACTTATGCAAAAACAAAAAAACCGGGATAAACCGGCTTTTCATAAGAGTATCCCTGTCTGTTGGTTTTGGTTTATTTAGCCACTGTTACTACTCCCAAAACACTTTGAGACTCCGCTTTAGGTAACTGCGGCGCAGTCAAACCAGAGAAAAGAGTTTCATGTTGTTGAGCAAATTGGGGGAAAACATTACGCACTTCAGCAGCAACCGCCACCGTTGTTGCATCATAGGTTTGCGTCGCTAATTTTGGATATAAACCAATCCCAATAATCGGCAAAAGCAAACAAGCCGTAATAAAAATTTCGCGAGGTTTTGCGTCAGCAAACATTAAAGATTTTGCATCAGCCAACTTTAAGGAACTCGCGTCAGCAAACATTGAAATCTCAGCGAGTTCTTTATTTTGCGTTCCGTAAAACACTTGACGCAACATCGACAATAAATAAACCGGAGTCAGAATTAAACCAACCGCTGCGAGAAAGATAGTAACGGTTTTAAAAGGAGTGCTGTAGAGGTCACTATTTGCTAATCCCAAAAACACAGTAATCTCACCCACAAAACCACTCATACCAGGTAAAGCCAGCGAAGCCATTGAACCAACCGTAAACAAGGCAAAGGTTTTAGGCATTACTTTAGCTAAACCACCCATCTGATCCATTGCCAGAGTGTGAGTACGTTCGTAGGTGACACCAGACAGGTAGAATAAAGCGGCGGCGATTAAACCGTGAGAAACCATTTGCAAAACGGCACCGTTGAGGCCGAGTTCGTTAAAGCAGCCAATGCCAATTAAGACAAAACCCATGTGGGAAATAGAAGAACAAGCAAGCCGGCGTTTCAGGTTAGTTTGACCAAAGGCAGTTAAGGCACCGTACACGATATTTACCACACCGAGAACTACCAACACCGGCGCAAAGTGTAAATGTGCTTCCGGTAGCATTTGAACGTTCAGGCGGATCAGCGCATAACCACCCATTTTCAGCAAAACACCGGCCAAAATCATCGAAACCGGCGCGGAGGCTTCACCATGTGCATCTGGTAGCCAGGTATGCAGAGGGAAGATGGGAAGTTTGACACCAAAGGCGATCAACAAACCGGCATAGGCGAGAAGTTCAAAAGCGATAGGGAATTGTTTTTGAGCAATTTCTGCCATGTCGAAGGTGATGCTGTTGCCATAAAAGGCCATTGCTAAACCGGCCACCAAAATAAAGATCGAACCCAATGCTGTGTAGAGGATAAATTTCGTAGCGGCGTAGCGGCGTTTTGCGCCTCCCCAAATGGAAATCAACAGGTACACCGGCACAAGTTCCAGTTCCCAAATAAGGAAGAATAACAGCAAGTCTTTTGCTACAAATACTCCTATTTGGGCGCTATACATTGCCAGCATTAAAAAGTAAAAGAGTTTGGGTTTGTGTTTGACTTTCCAACCGGCATAAATGGCGAGGGTAGTGACGAGGCCGGTGAGGACGATCAAGGGCATGGAAAGGCCATCAACAGCCACCGACCAGTTTAAGCCTAGTTGGGGCACCCAGCTATAGGTTTCTGCGAGTTGAAAGCCTGGGTTTGTTGTGTCGTAGTGGTTCCAAAAGGCATAAATGCTGAGGGCGAGGTCTGCTATACCGGCACCCAGGGCAAACCAGCGAACGGTTTTGCCTTCTTTATCTGGCAAGGCGGGGATAGCAAAGGCAGCAACTAAGGGAAGGAGAATAATAGCGGTTAACCAGGGAAATGTTATTGATTCCATAACTAAGGATAAATACTTATTGCCTTACACGACTATTGTATTAAGTTTCGTAAACTTTTGAAAAGATCAGAAATGTAGAAAATTTGTATGGCGGTGATAGAGAAAGATTGATTGTTATTTTTTTTCGGGTTTTTAAGTTTACAAATATAACCTTTCAAAGCTTAATTATTTCAAGATAATTGGCGTTTTAATAATCCCATAAATAAAGTGAATTTGTTTTGTCGGGCCGGTGTTGTCTGTGCCGGTTTGCTTTAGTTATGCTTTTTTTGAAACCTTGTTAAGCCTTGCTGGGAAAGAGTTTGAAGAGATTGTAAAGTTTGACAATTGAAAATATATAGTTTTTTGAAGAGATTTTTGGCAGGGGGTTGGAAGTGTTCTTTAGAGAAAGATGGGGAGTTTGACGACTGAAGAAAATGTCAATAGGTAAATTTCCCCAAAATTATGAGAAATGACTCTTAAAATAAGGGCTGTTTTTCAGGTTTTTTTAACGGTTTCTTCAATACCATAATTGCTTTATTTAAACGGACTTAATATTACGTTACATAGGTTTAAGTGAGTTTTCATAATAATACAAGCATCGAGTTTTGTCTAAATAACGGTTAATCAGTTCTCGAAATGTTGCTGGTGAGGGCCGCATTTTTTCGGGTAGTTATCGTTCATGCGAACTGAGCTATAAAAGTCATGGGAAATTTGGGCCGGCATTTAAAGCAGATGTCGGCCCCCTGCTAGAAGGCTTTGCAAAACTTCACAAAACTATGTAGTTTTTTTTTCTGTCTGTCAAGTTCAGCGTTAAAAATGCCGGTTTTTAAGCTGAGAGAGTGGCACCGGCCCCATCAAGTTGTAGGATGTGGACATCTGGTGTAATGTCGCATTGTTTCCAAGCTTCTGTCATGGCTTGTTTGACGGCGTTTGCTTGGGTGTGGGGAGATAATGCTAGAAGAGTTGGGCCGGCGCCACTAATTGTCATACCGTAGGCACCGGCCTCGACTGCGGCGCGACTGACGGTTTCGTAACCAGGAATTAAGGCTTGGCGGTAGGGTTGATGAATTTTATCTTGTAAAGCGACGCGCAACCAGTCAGGGGTGCCGGTTTCGAGGGCGCGAATTAATAAGCCTAAATGAGAGATATTAAATATAGAGTCGGCGCGGCTATATTCGGTGGGTAAAACGCGGCGCGCTTCTGAGGTGGAGAGTTCAAAATTAGGGATAGCGACAACCGGCACAATATCAGAATGCCAGGAAATTTCGCAAATTTGCCAGTTTTGGGGGTTGGAGGTGTCGCAAGCAGCCAACCGGCAGCCACCTAAAAGGGCCGGTACGACGTTATCGGGGTGCCCTTCCATTGAAATTGCTAATTGCATAATTTGAGTTTGAGTCAGGGGGGCGCCGGCTAAAGCATTTGCCCCAACCAAACCAGCGACAATAGCAGTAGCGGAACTACCTAAACCACGCGCTAGGGGGACGCCGAGGTTAATTTCAATTGAAAGCGAGGGAGGGGTTTGTTGGATATGGTGATAAAACTTAAGAAAGGCTTGGTAAACAAGATTTGTGGAGTCCGTACTAACGCGATCTGCTTCTAATCCTTTGACATATATTTGTAGAATGGGTTGATTTTCTGCGGTTTTGTTGGCATCAACGCGGGTAAATTTAAACTCGTTATATATGGATAAGGCTGCACCTATGCAGTCAAAACCTGGCCCTAAGTTGGCGGTGGTGGCGGGGACGGTGACAGTTGCAGCAGAAATAGAAGACATAAGAAAATAGTAATTAAGGCCAATTTTATATAATAAGCGGAGAGGGAACCTTTGAGAAGTGTTGAATTTTTAAATTGATGGCGAATTCAACAATGGTAATTTTTCTCTCAGGGGCTTTTCAGATTTATTACCAGGCAAAAATGTTGAAGGTTTACGAATTAGCTTAAAATGCCTTGTTCGGTGAGATAATTATTTTTCCATTGCGTTTCTGTTTCGGAAAGTGCCGGCACCGGCTCGTTTTTATAATCGATAGTATAATCGTAGCCGGCGCGCTCATAAATTTGATTTAATAATGTTTGTAAATCTACGATGGGTTCTGTGTCGCCTTTTTGCAGCGGGAGGGCAAATTGGGGAATAGGATTTTGGAGATTAAATAGTAGTAAATCTGCTGTAGGCCGGTGATTTCCTCGACAGATTAAAATGCGATAATGGGAGGTTTCTTCGGGGTTGTCTAAAACAGGCATAGGTTCGCCGTCACGCAGCAAATCAATTTCTACGAGATGAGTGAGAGTTCCTAAAATTCTTTGGCGTTTATTTTCGTATTTTTCTCGACCAATACCGGGGCGTTTATTGGTGGGGGAAAGTAGTTCAATAACGGTAATTACTTTGCCAGAAGCAATTTCGCGGATTTCTAAATAAGCTTCTTTCATTTCTTCTGGCACCGGCACATTAACTTTAACAGATTTGACGGGGGGTGCCGCAATAGCCACATTGCCGGTGTTTTTCGGACTTGGGGCCGGTGTGCGTGTTACTGTGACATCAGGTATAGCCACTAAAAGGTCTTTGTCGGGCCCAATTTCATAAACTCGCGTTTCAATATCCACGCTATACTTAGGGCGTAAATGCGGCATTAAAGCATCAGCAATGGCAATCATCAAACGGTTATGGACAGCAGGCCATTTTTGAGGATTTTCTAAATAGGGGTTCATTCCGGGGAAGGGCGAAGGCATAAAAATTACTCCCTAATTTTTTCTGGCATTATAGCACAAAATTATCTCAATTTTCATTCACCTTGAGCGTAATCTAAAACTTTTTGCCACCCCCAAGATTCAGCAGTTGAAAGTCTTAAAGTTCTGCCATTCATAAATAGAATATAATCTGCACCTCTGGGATTTTCTACCACATCAGCAACCAAAGAATTACGCCACTCACTACCCCAATAAAACTCGCAATCATCCCACCATTTTTGACAAGCAGTTTTAAAACGTTGGTCGAGTAACCATTCTGGTTGCCATTCATAAGGTTTCCATTTTTCAGACAAAGCTTGAATTAAAAAAGCAGTGGGATATTCGACGTTTTCCTTTTTATGTTTCCAGTAAGCAATAGTTGCTTTAAACGCATCTTCCATCCCCTCATGGCAAGATTCCAGCGCCTCTTGCACATCTTCACGAGAAAAATTTACGCCGATATAAATTAAGGCATTTTTGTAAATTTGGAAAATTTCAAGTTGATAATCTTCTAAATTCATAAAACCCCCAGTGGGGCGGGCCTCTGGCCCGCCAAATTGTTAAAAATGCCGGCCAATTTATTAAAAATTGCCGTAATTGGTATTAGCGTTTTTCACCCGTTCCATAACCTCAGAAACCGCTAACAAACCCAACTCCCCAGAAGCACGAGTACGAATATTCAAAGAATTAGATTCAACCTCTTTCGCACCCACAACTGCCATCACAGGTATTTTCTCTTTTTCGGCATTCCGAATTAATTTACCCAAACGTTCATTACTGCTATCTGCTACTGCACGAATTCCCTGCAATTGCATTTGACTAGCAACAGTCTTTGCAAAGGGTAAAAACTCATCAGAAACCGGCAATAAACGCACCTGTTCTGGCGCCAACCACAGCGGAAAATCCCCTGCATACTCCTCAATTAAAATCCCGATTAACCGTTCCAAAGAACCAAAAGGCGCACGGTGAATCATAACAGGACGTTTGCGAATTCCATCCTCGGCAACATATTCTAACTCAAAGCGTTCTGGCAAATTATAATCTACCTGAACGGTTCCCAATTGCCACTCCCGATCAAGGGCATCTTGGAAAATGAAATCAAGTTTTGGCCCGTAAAAAGCCGCTTCACCAATGCCCTCAAAATAATTCATTCCCAAAGTTTCTACCGCTTTGCGAATTGCATTTTCTGCCTGATTCCAATATTCATCAGAACCAATATATTTATCAGAATTAGGATCGCGGAAACTCAGCCTTGCTTTAAAGTTTTTCAGTTGCAAACTTCCAAACACAGACAAAATTAAATCGACAACTTTGAGGAATTCATCATCAAGCTGATCTGGGGTAACAAACAAGTGAGAATCATCAACCGTAAAGCCACGAACACGAGTTAAACCTCCCAATTCTCCTGATTGTTCGTAACGGTAAACGGTGCCAAATTCTGCAAGACGCATCGGCAATTCCCGATAGGAACGCAACTCGCTTTTATAAATTTGGATATGGAAAGGGCAGTTCATTGGTTTAAGCACAAAACCTTGCTCAATGTTTTTTGCTTCCTCATCTTCTGCCATCATCGGAAACATATCTTCTTTGTATTTTTGCCAGTGTCCAGAAGTTTTGAATAAATCAACTCTGGCAATGTGGGGAGTTACAACCGGCAAATATCCCCGTTTTAGCTGTTCTTGTTTGAGAAAATCCTCTAAAATTGAGCGCAAAAGCGTTCCTTTTGGTGTCCACAAAGGCAAACCAGGGCCAACTAAATCTGAGAAAATAAATAGCCCTAATTCTTTGCCTAATTTGCGGTGATCGCGTTTGAGTGCTTCTTCTTTGCGGCGTTTGTATTCTTCGAGTTGTTCGGGGTTTTCCCAAGCGGTACCATAAATGCGCTGAAGTTGTTGTTTGTTGGAGTCTCCGCGCCAATAAGCACCGGCCACACTTTCAATTTCAATGGCTTTGGCGTTAATTTCGCCGGTGTTTTCAACGTGAGGGCCGGCGCATAAATCCCACCATTCCTCACCTAAATGATAAAGGGTAATTGGCTCTTGTTTGATGTCTGCCAGAATTTCCAGTTTGTAGGTTTCATTGATTTTTTTTATCCGTTCTTCTGCTTCTTCGCGGGAAACTTCTTCACGGATCACCGGCAGTTTACGATTGATGATTTTAATCATCTCTTTTTTGATTGCTTTGAGATCCTTTTCGCTGAAAGGTTCGGGACTATCAAAATCGTAATAAAAGCCGTTATCTATCGCGGGGCCAATTGTTACTTGCGCCTTGGGAAACAGCTTTTGCACTGCCATCGCCATAATGTGGGATGCGGTGTGACGAATTTTGTGGAGTTGTTCCGACTCGCCGGTGCGCGGTAAGTGGATTTTTTGCGGTTGTTCAGAGACGGATGAGCTAGGCATTGGCTGTTGAACCATTGGCGGTTAACCTTTCAAACAATATTGATTTGTTTTGGATTCTTCTATTTTAAGCTGTCGTGTATTTAACTTTTTTAAAGAGGTGTCTGCTGTGGCTGTCTCTATCAGATATCAATTTGAGGTTACTAACGCATATTTAGGCAATTTTGTCAATGCTTAAAACGATTTATTTTTAGCCGGCTTGGTGGTATTCCTCACGCCGGTGGAGATGTTAAGAAATTTAGAAATAAATGTTAATTTTTGTAAAGTGCGTTAAGATTAAAATGAGGTTATAAACTGATCTTTAATTTATGCTGAATCCGAATCTGCCTGAACCAGACTTGCTGAAAACCTTATTAGAACCGCTGTTAGACGATTTCGTTTACTGGTTTGATCGTTCGCGGGTGCTCCTAGAAACTGAGGAGATTGCCTTTTTAGGAACGGAGGGCCAAGCTGACCTACTGGGGCGGGTGATGCAGGCTCTGAGTGAAGTTAAAACGGCAAAAACACTTTTAAAGCTTACAAATAATCAAGTAGGGGTAGAAATGGATGTGTTGATGCCTTGGCATAAGCTACTCAATGAATGCTGGCAAGTCTCTATGCGAAATCGTATCGACAAGTCCCAGAAACGAGAATAACCAGGATAGGTTGAGAAAAGGTCTCTGGAGACTCTACATTATAGATCTAAGGATGGTTGCTTTCCTGTTTCCATTGAAGCGATAATAAGGGACTACGTTTAAAAATTTTTGTTGTAATTTGCAGATAAGCTGTTGAGTTAGGAGGAAAATTCCGATGTTACATTTACTTTACATTTTAGCATTTACGACGCTGGCAATTGTGGCGGTGACTAATTTAATCCGCAGTTTGATTACCTTGAGTGCAGACTCGCAGCGGTCGTTTTCCCAAATGCCGGTTTCTAATGGAGGCCGGTTTAGAGGAGTACCCCATCCAGAATTGTT
Protein-coding regions in this window:
- a CDS encoding DUF2605 domain-containing protein, with translation MLNPNLPEPDLLKTLLEPLLDDFVYWFDRSRVLLETEEIAFLGTEGQADLLGRVMQALSEVKTAKTLLKLTNNQVGVEMDVLMPWHKLLNECWQVSMRNRIDKSQKRE
- the thrS gene encoding threonine--tRNA ligase, with product MVQQPMPSSSVSEQPQKIHLPRTGESEQLHKIRHTASHIMAMAVQKLFPKAQVTIGPAIDNGFYYDFDSPEPFSEKDLKAIKKEMIKIINRKLPVIREEVSREEAEERIKKINETYKLEILADIKQEPITLYHLGEEWWDLCAGPHVENTGEINAKAIEIESVAGAYWRGDSNKQQLQRIYGTAWENPEQLEEYKRRKEEALKRDHRKLGKELGLFIFSDLVGPGLPLWTPKGTLLRSILEDFLKQEQLKRGYLPVVTPHIARVDLFKTSGHWQKYKEDMFPMMAEDEEAKNIEQGFVLKPMNCPFHIQIYKSELRSYRELPMRLAEFGTVYRYEQSGELGGLTRVRGFTVDDSHLFVTPDQLDDEFLKVVDLILSVFGSLQLKNFKARLSFRDPNSDKYIGSDEYWNQAENAIRKAVETLGMNYFEGIGEAAFYGPKLDFIFQDALDREWQLGTVQVDYNLPERFELEYVAEDGIRKRPVMIHRAPFGSLERLIGILIEEYAGDFPLWLAPEQVRLLPVSDEFLPFAKTVASQMQLQGIRAVADSSNERLGKLIRNAEKEKIPVMAVVGAKEVESNSLNIRTRASGELGLLAVSEVMERVKNANTNYGNF
- a CDS encoding DUF2973 domain-containing protein, producing MLHLLYILAFTTLAIVAVTNLIRSLITLSADSQRSFSQMPVSNGGRFRGVPHPELLDEAGNFVNEPLLVMKSMTVEDAREQLDALYKSSPGATNEVRDEE
- a CDS encoding DUF4058 family protein, yielding MPSPFPGMNPYLENPQKWPAVHNRLMIAIADALMPHLRPKYSVDIETRVYEIGPDKDLLVAIPDVTVTRTPAPSPKNTGNVAIAAPPVKSVKVNVPVPEEMKEAYLEIREIASGKVITVIELLSPTNKRPGIGREKYENKRQRILGTLTHLVEIDLLRDGEPMPVLDNPEETSHYRILICRGNHRPTADLLLFNLQNPIPQFALPLQKGDTEPIVDLQTLLNQIYERAGYDYTIDYKNEPVPALSETETQWKNNYLTEQGILS
- the thrB gene encoding homoserine kinase; this translates as MSSISAATVTVPATTANLGPGFDCIGAALSIYNEFKFTRVDANKTAENQPILQIYVKGLEADRVSTDSTNLVYQAFLKFYHHIQQTPPSLSIEINLGVPLARGLGSSATAIVAGLVGANALAGAPLTQTQIMQLAISMEGHPDNVVPALLGGCRLAACDTSNPQNWQICEISWHSDIVPVVAIPNFELSTSEARRVLPTEYSRADSIFNISHLGLLIRALETGTPDWLRVALQDKIHQPYRQALIPGYETVSRAAVEAGAYGMTISGAGPTLLALSPHTQANAVKQAMTEAWKQCDITPDVHILQLDGAGATLSA
- a CDS encoding NAD(P)H-quinone oxidoreductase subunit 4, with protein sequence MESITFPWLTAIILLPLVAAFAIPALPDKEGKTVRWFALGAGIADLALSIYAFWNHYDTTNPGFQLAETYSWVPQLGLNWSVAVDGLSMPLIVLTGLVTTLAIYAGWKVKHKPKLFYFLMLAMYSAQIGVFVAKDLLLFFLIWELELVPVYLLISIWGGAKRRYAATKFILYTALGSIFILVAGLAMAFYGNSITFDMAEIAQKQFPIAFELLAYAGLLIAFGVKLPIFPLHTWLPDAHGEASAPVSMILAGVLLKMGGYALIRLNVQMLPEAHLHFAPVLVVLGVVNIVYGALTAFGQTNLKRRLACSSISHMGFVLIGIGCFNELGLNGAVLQMVSHGLIAAALFYLSGVTYERTHTLAMDQMGGLAKVMPKTFALFTVGSMASLALPGMSGFVGEITVFLGLANSDLYSTPFKTVTIFLAAVGLILTPVYLLSMLRQVFYGTQNKELAEISMFADASSLKLADAKSLMFADAKPREIFITACLLLPIIGIGLYPKLATQTYDATTVAVAAEVRNVFPQFAQQHETLFSGLTAPQLPKAESQSVLGVVTVAK